Proteins from one Bacteroides mediterraneensis genomic window:
- a CDS encoding chain-length determining protein, producing the protein MAEESKIQKKEIKEIDLSVLFQKLYSHRKKLYKAAGIGILAGLVVGFSLPKTYQVDVSLSPESGVNGTSGLSGIASMFGLGNGSSGFGEDALTFNMFPEIVKTNPFALEMLQIPIRTQKEKQILLYDYLDTEKKPWWNYIAQAPGMVLSLFKDKEADTVRTIDPFHLTPAQSGHIERLKKVLKVETDKNTNMTKVSVSLQDPLAAAVVADSAVHKLQEYITDYRTRKAKQDYDFQLSLCEQYKKEYFEAQQAYARFADANRNVILQTVTTEKERLQKNLSLAEQIYSQSMGQLQVLRGKVQEAKPVFAVVEPATVPLAPSSPRKILIMVGFAFLALLLESVWILFGKDTYRQFKHTLKKEN; encoded by the coding sequence ATGGCAGAAGAAAGCAAAATACAAAAGAAAGAAATAAAGGAAATTGACCTGAGCGTGTTATTCCAGAAATTATATTCTCACCGGAAAAAACTGTATAAAGCGGCAGGCATAGGTATTCTGGCCGGACTCGTCGTCGGTTTCAGCCTCCCCAAAACCTATCAGGTGGATGTGAGTCTGTCACCGGAATCGGGGGTAAACGGGACCAGCGGCCTGTCGGGTATCGCCTCGATGTTCGGATTGGGCAACGGCTCCAGCGGCTTCGGAGAGGACGCCCTCACCTTCAACATGTTTCCGGAAATCGTAAAGACAAATCCTTTTGCCCTGGAGATGCTCCAGATTCCGATTCGGACCCAGAAAGAGAAGCAAATCCTGCTGTATGATTACCTGGACACGGAGAAAAAACCTTGGTGGAATTATATCGCCCAGGCCCCCGGAATGGTGCTGTCACTGTTTAAAGACAAAGAAGCCGATACCGTGCGGACCATCGACCCGTTTCATCTCACACCCGCTCAAAGCGGACACATTGAGCGACTGAAAAAGGTATTAAAGGTGGAAACCGACAAGAATACCAACATGACCAAGGTCAGTGTGTCGTTGCAAGACCCACTGGCCGCTGCGGTAGTGGCCGACAGTGCCGTACACAAATTGCAGGAATACATCACCGACTACCGCACGCGGAAGGCCAAACAGGATTATGATTTTCAACTGAGCCTGTGCGAACAATATAAGAAAGAATATTTTGAGGCACAACAGGCCTATGCCCGGTTTGCCGATGCCAACCGGAACGTCATCCTCCAGACGGTCACCACCGAAAAGGAAAGACTGCAAAAGAACCTGAGCCTGGCAGAGCAAATCTACAGCCAGTCCATGGGGCAACTGCAAGTGCTTCGAGGAAAGGTGCAGGAAGCCAAGCCCGTATTTGCGGTGGTCGAACCGGCTACCGTACCCCTGGCACCTTCTTCTCCCAGAAAGATACTGATAATGGTGGGCTTTGCCTTTCTGGCTTTACTACTTGAATCTGTTTGGATTCTCTTCGGAAAAGATACATACCGTCAATTCAAACATACCCTGAAAAAAGAAAACTAA